The Panicum hallii strain FIL2 chromosome 9, PHallii_v3.1, whole genome shotgun sequence genome has a window encoding:
- the LOC112873906 gene encoding uncharacterized protein LOC112873906 has product MAAAAAAAAAVTLLRLPLARLNYHLRSVPPPRIPPPRLRISTSYRFLSSLGHGSASAAVAEAVAAPDAEGDLVDAEEESHEEESTAEAEAEAEAEAEAPRSFVLPRLPRPKLSVKERKELASYAHGLGKKLKSQQVGKGGVTPNLVSAFSDNLESNELLKLKIHGNCPGELTNVILQLEESTGSIAVDQIGRSVILYRPSTSKMKKRQEVAENARRFARSKEENARRFAKSEESFEERPRNSTGRRFVKSGSTFSSQQKRRPMASKGSSYGRG; this is encoded by the exons atggcggcggcagcggcggcggcggcggcggtgaccctcctccgcctccctcTCGCCCGTCTCAACTACCACCTCCGCTCCGTCCCTCCCCCTCGTATCCCGCCCCCACGCCTCCGCATCTCCACCTCCtaccgcttcctctcctccctggGCCACGGCTCTGCCTCCGCGGCCGTGGCCGAGGCGGTAGCCGCGCCGGACGCGGAGGGGGACCTGGTCGATGCGGAGGAAGAGAGTCACGAGGAGGAGTCTAcggccgaggcggaggcggaggcggaggcggaggcggaggcgcccCGGTCCTTCGTGCTGCCGCGGCTGCCGCGGCCGAAGCTGAGCGTGAAGGAGCGCAAGGAGCTGGCCTCGTACGCGCACGGCCTCGGGAAGAAGCTCAAGTCGCAGCAGGTGGGCAAGGGCGGCGTCACACCCAACCTCGTCTCGGCTTTCAGTGACAACCTCGAGTCAAACGAGCTCCTCAAG CTAAAGATTCACGGGAACTGCCCTGGGGAACTAACCAATGTGATACTGCAACTTGAGGAGTCAACAGGATCTATTGCTGTCGACCAAATCGGCCGCTCAGTTATTCTGTATAGGCCTAGCACTAGCAAGATGAAAAAGAGGCAAGAGGTTGCTGAAAATGCTAGGAGATTTGCAAGATCTAAAGAAGAAAATGCTAGGCGATTTGCAAAATCTGAAGAATCATTTGAAGAACGTCCTAGAAACAGCACAGGCAGAAGATTTGTTAAATCTGGATCCACATTTAGCTCTCAACAGAAGAGAAGACCAATGGCATCCAAGGGATCGTCATATGGCCGAGGGTAG